tcagtggttatgaagaagaagtcaattgttgacggacggacggacgacggacggacggacgacagacgacggacggacggacgacggacgacggacgcaacggtatggcataagctcaccttggtccttcggaccaggtgagctaaaaacatatataaataactctTTTTGGCACAGATGGAAGCACACACAGGTGTCAAGAGTACCCGGTAAAAAACCTTGGAGGAAACCAgtgtacccagagaaaacccagATGGTTAGCCAGGTGATCCCGACACCTTTTCACATCTGACTGATCAAGGTTCCATTGtaaattgttttgttgtcttaGTGCTTTTTcataacaaaacataaacaGCATTCAAAATGGACACTGTGACAACTGCTACATTGACAGCAAATGTATCAAAATCTGTCAGTAAATTAAATATGACTGCAAGAACCATGACAAAGTAAATATAACTGCAAGAACCATGACAAAGAATGTGATGACGAAGTTCTATTTTtaataacagtgaccttgaccatcgACTGAACATGCCAATATTCAAACCTGTGCTGAGCATGTCCTTAGTTAACATCtgtgaatatttacatttgctacgcatttccccattgacacaatgctaagaggcagttgccaccatatgCCTATAACACCTattgcctcaggctataacacccagtgggtcatgtgacattaaaaaaggcgggattttttttttttggtttagtttttttcaaagatgatgaaaatggtaagacaatgtaaatataagtattgaacagtggttttaatgttgttatagtcgatatggcagcaagatcatgccatatcgacaataacaacattgaaaccactgttcattgcttaattAACTTCAATAAAATCTGTCAATAAACAGGACTACTAAATTAAAGTGATCACAAAGAGTATGACAGTCAAAACATAATACCCCCATTAACATGTAACTTACAAACCCCTGCTACTTACCTCAACTTCTCCGATGCCAAAGCACATCTTCCTGATGTTAGCCTCTGTGGTGGATACTGACAGGTTGTCGATAGACACAACCTTAGACAAGGGAGGTGAGTCTCCTACCACTACTCTCTGTCAAAAGAAAGGCAAAGTCAATAATGTCCCCTACAAGAATTCCACAAAAGTGGATAAGTTGCTACAAGTCAAACAAATTTATTCAGACTAAGGAAACTCAAGTTATTGTGTAGAAACAAATTTCACATTTACAATAGCAGTGGCCATGACCTTTATTTCCCACGAGAGGACtccagaaataaagaaattgtaTACATGATCGGCGCGAGAAAGGatgtgttttattatacctggtaaggtattgttttaattcaatcaCTTCGGTTGGGGATTCCTATCAGACAAACTTGGAGTCCTTTTTTTGAGTATATATTTTACTAGAATAGCCCTCATTAAAACACTGGAAGAATATTTAAAGAGaaacaggggtcaaatatatacacatgaGTTTCAGACCAGTGGGTAGTCTTACCCTGCCTTCCTGATTCTGGACAACTTTTCTCTGAATAGGTCCAGCAGGTTTGCTGACCACTGTTCTCTGAGTGCTACCGCCAGGAATGGTCACCTGACGTTCATCTTTAACAGCAGGTTTGTTAATGTTCTTCAACACAACTGTTCTAGAAATCACTTTTCCATGAATGTCCTTTTTCAGAATGGTAACCTTCTGTTTCAACACCAAGTTACCAGTATCCTTGCCAGTGTTAGCATTTTGGTTAGAATTTCCCTTAGATGTAGTCAAAGGCATATTCACTTTTCTGTTCTGGTTGCCTTGCTGAGAGTTTTGACGTTGGACATTTATATTTGGTCGGATGTTATTTCCAGGACCAGTAGGCCTTGGACCAAGAGCCTGTTGTCCTACCCTTGGACCAGTAGGTCGGTTACCAGGGAAATGTTGCCTTGGTCCAATCTGTCTTGGCCCATGTGGACCACCTAACTGTTGGGATTGCCTGGGGCCAAATCTCGGCTGTCCCATATTAGGGGCCCGTTGCTGAAAATGCGGACCCTTggttttgaccttgaccttgctgGCCAGCACTGTTCTGCCTGACCACTTTGCCTGGCATATTGTTCTTAGCAGCAGGATTGGAAACAACACCCTTTTCTATGTCAGCTATGGTCCTTCCTACAACGGATTTTTTAAATGGCTTAATCAATATCAGgaaacattttcaataaaatgagGAGGATTTAATCAAAAGATGCTGTTTTCATCACAAGCGTGAAAAAAAAGGAACTACTGAAATATGCCTTTATTAGCCCCAAAATATTCTTGCCAGAATCATAACATGCAATaaatttttaattcttttatatTCTCATACACTTGTCAACACTCACCTTCTTCTGCTAACTTTTTTTCCAGCTGGGACCTCCGTACACCAGCTAAAGCCAGTCTCCTGGCTTCCTTTTGTTTAATCACATGATCTCGTTTTCGTTTCTGCTCTTCCAACTTTGCCTTTAGAACTGGGTCAACAATCTCCTACAAGTAAATCTGAGATGTAGTTCATTGCCCTTTATACAACTTGACAGgcatttttttcacaatttcttgAGGTTCAATTTAAAAGGTAGACTGATAATGACAATGAAAAACTAAATCTACTgtaatttggtattttgtaGACCAAAACAAAGACTTTCTCACTTAAGCACTTATCATTTATGACGTATTATCGATGAAATCCTCTCCTTCAGAGCTAAACATGATACCATGTGTAACATGCTGTGGTCATCTGTACACCAGTAATGTGTGTAGTGAATTAacaaaatacagcaaaaaaTCATATAAGCTGTGCCTATTGCTGCTCATTTATGACAGTGTCTTGGACCAATGTCGATAGTAATCGAACACATCACAGAAATCTACTCTGTATTTTTGTCTAACCTCTATGGTCTCTCTACAGTACCTCAGACTTGGCAACTTTAGCGGGTGAATGGTCCACTTTGTCCTTGTCTACTGACTGTCGTTTCCCTCGACTGATCACCTGGATACTCTGGATCTGCTGATTGTCCTCAGCCATCCGGTTAAAGCTGAAAAACAGAAGaagaattgtctcccttacacAAAATTCAGTGAAGTAAAAAGGTGAACTTGATGCTGACGTGCCGGTGGCAAGGCAGCAAAATTACTTGATTGTGTCCAGAATATGCATGCGCAATTTCGGCCTAAATTCCTGTCGGTTTGGAAGCACCGGCACACTACTTGAAATATCTTTattcatatatagatatataaaataaacaaaaataaatatgtctGCCATATTGCAACTGATCCACTTTGCTGGTATGTATGTGCCGGCGGAAAGCTCAAAATCGGCAAACAGCACAAACAGCAAGCTAGAATCAAGTTCGCCCAAAAACTTAAAAAGAGTCCCTTAACAAAATTTAGTGAAATTCAGAAATCAAGACATCTGAATGGTCAGAATTACTTCATACCATTCCATACTCATTTTTACACCTGGGTTTATAGCCTGGTGAACAGTCAGGGGGTCTCTTTGTAgaagttggtgactacctcactaatCAACATAatgggaggcccgtcgcatgcagtccagagcaattagggtcaAGTGtcatattgtgtttttttttcatttgtctTTTAGGGAGGAGGTACTAATTCAACGTCAGGTGCAGATCCAACACAAGGTTTGTGGTTCAATCTGAACCCCAGATGGCAAATCATTTTTAGGAAGCTGAAACTCCCATTGCTCTGGATAGTATGGGACAGGCCTCCTTATGTCATTAAGTGCTACCAGCTACTACGAGGGAATCTAGCCTCAAAACGACCATGATAATTCACCTAGGAAGCATGCATTCAAGTAAACATGTTGTTTTTCTGAAACAAAACAGTGttttacaatatactgtattcTACACAATTCTACCTAAATGCACTTCACCTGTCCACAACTTACTTTCTTTTGTTGCCACTGAATTGTTGTCTAGGCTGGAACTGGTTCTGTCGGTTCTGATTCTGCATGGAAGGCTGCTGTTGATGTGGATGGTGTTGTCTGGGCTGATGTTGCTGCATTGGGTGACGAGGCTGGTGTTGTCCTGACTGAGGCATGTGATTCTGCATCCGCATCATCTGATGTGGTGCCATTGGAGGCTGGAAGCGCTGCTGGTTACCTTGGTTACCTTGGTTACCTCGGTTTCCTTGGTTACCCGGATTTCCCATCTGGTTTGGGTGAAACTGTTCCCTTGGACCGCCATGATGGGGTGGACGCTGGTTCATGTGAGGTGGAAACTGATTACCTCTTGGGTGCTGAATAAGTGAATTACCCAAGATACCAGGTCCACCAGGACCAGGTTGACGGGGCAGATTGTTGAACTGGTTCATGCCTCCTGGATTTGGAAACCTCTGCTGAGGAGGAGCTCCGTACCTGGTATCCACAGGGCCTGGGAATGGACCCTGGGGACGTTGTTGAGGGTGCCCAGGAGGATGCATACCCATCTGTGGGTGGTTCAGCGGAGGCCCCCTTGGGCCAGAAGGACCACCAGGAAACATGTTAGGAGGTCCACTACTCTGAGGAAAACCTTGCTGGGGCCGAGGTCCACCTGTGGGTACAAATAGGTAATGAGGTTCACCTGTGTGTTCAGATTGGTAATTAAATATAAGTACATTCACCTGCGATATCTATTCTTTTCAGAATGTTATCTTTTGATAAGTTAGTCAACTGACAAATTATTT
The window above is part of the Pecten maximus chromosome 2, xPecMax1.1, whole genome shotgun sequence genome. Proteins encoded here:
- the LOC117321785 gene encoding uncharacterized protein LOC117321785, with protein sequence MGQPRFGPRQSQQLGGPHGPRQIGPRQHFPGNRPTGPRVGQQALGPRPTGPGNNIRPNINVQRQNSQQGNQNRKVNMPLTTSKGNSNQNANTGKDTGNLVLKQKVTILKKDIHGKVISRTVVLKNINKPAVKDERQVTIPGGSTQRTVVSKPAGPIQRKVVQNQEGRRVVVGDSPPLSKVVSIDNLSVSTTEANIRKMCFGIGEVESIQLLKGQKKATVTFREANSAAQFSKKFNRHMLDLSHINVTHLPI